The Falco cherrug isolate bFalChe1 chromosome 3, bFalChe1.pri, whole genome shotgun sequence genome segment TATTTAGGCCCAtcagtctgctgctgctttacagtTAAAGAAGGACCAATTTGGCACCTAAACAAACAAGTTTCCAGGTGTTGACTAGTGACACTGGCTAACCCAGTCACCTTAATTCCTGTAAGAGAAACTGCTGTGTGACTTTCAACTCTCACCTTCCACTCCTACAACAAGAGCTCAAAGCTTGAGTTGAGGCAAGAAGCAGGATGGGTAAAGAGATGAGATGGCTCCTCTTCTTAGAAATAAAGTGCTTAGTACAGACAGTGCGTAAGAACAGCTTTCCTATTTGAACATCAAGCAAAAAagttcttctgtgttttcagccCGTCTCCAGAAAGACTGTTTTCTATCACAGCAGTTTCTATAAGGGCTCTGTACATTACAATGGTAAAACATGGCAGCCCCATTTAACTCCAGACAAATCTACAGTTTTATCACTACATCTTGTGTCAACTACACCGAGGTGTTTCGGGCGGCAGCTGATGGATTTTCACACAACGTTAAGTATGTATGCTCCCATAAAGAACTCTGTTTAAAGTGTCCCAAAATCCAACGGCAGACGGGAAAGCCACATTTTGAGTCTTTTAATTGGGCAAGTAATCACAGTGAAAATGTTTAAGTCAGCTTGTCGCTAGGCCTTTTTGGAATTGTGGTTTATGGAAAGGGcaagaaagtattaaaaaaaaaaaaggggagttCTTGgtttaatttacatttctgttctAGTGTGCACCCAATTTGTCCACTGGGGACTTGATCCAAGTTGTAGCAAAATCAAGTTCAGGACCGTCTTGTAAGTTTAAGGACAAACAGATGGGGTTAATTTTTTACAATTTCAATCCTTTGGAGCTCACTTCACTCTATGCCTTACATTTTGAAAGTTATATTGCCAAGCAGTGTTGGCCCCAACTTCAGTTGTCCTAAAGACATGGAACTTTCAAGAAAGAAGtgcaatgacagaaaaaaaataaatataactaACATTGCTTCAAAACTTTATGAAAAACATGTAACGATACACAATTCTGGAAAatgttgctttgctgctgtggggTCTGTAGCCAGGAGAAAGCACAACATTATGTAAAATCCTGAAAGAACACAGCTAATTGAATAAACCCGCCCTCTTCCACAATGGTGCAGATTACTTCATCTGTGACGGtcttgaaaatgtgtttaaaactCTACAGATAACTATGTTCTTCACaacaaaaggaatgaaaatgagAGGACAATGTTATTGttcaccaaacagaaaacaaaaaatctgtgCAAGGCTAGTAAGGAAAGAATGGTTAATCTCACATTTCTAAAAGGGTATTATAAACAAAGAATGgtgaacaacaaaaataaaatataaaaaaaaaaaaggatacaaAAGTGCTTAATGgtgttcttttaaatatttactttgctGCTATTTGGAGAATAATTTGTTCCATTTAGCAGTGTTGGACTCAAAGGACTGCATTAATCCAGAGAGATTAATTATAGCCTTTGGAGTTATAAACACAATTTGGAAAGTGAagcagagaagaggagagagacaCCTCTCACGCTGGCAATTAACAACTTCACATGCTTCAGGGCTGCACCACACACTCTGTGCCCCTACTACACCTGCACGCTACAAGCAGAACAGTGTACAGGACACCcagaaactggggaaaaaaagccagagacATCCAGGGAAGACATTACCCTACCCTACAGTGTTGCTATAGGCAACTAAAATCCTTCTCAGGTGTCATTCACCAAAATACAAGTCCACTTGCACCTTATGAAGATGTCCTCTGATCTTGCTTTTATTACCTGCACCAGAAACAAAAAGTCATCATGTCGAGACAAGCAGCAGTGCTCAGCAGACACGGGACCCCATCTGCACTGCCTTTAAACCTCTCATGTGCTTTCACGCATCTCTCCCTCTGCTCATCACCATGTCCCACTCTGGGAGACACAGGGACCAGTGACAGTGAGCAGGACAAGGCTGGGAGTGATCTTACCTAGTGAAGGGTTGGCTGCTCCCTCCTCCGAGCTCTcctcagccccctcctcccccaagcCAGAGGTGGCCGAGTCCTCCGGGGCGGATGCAGAGCCAGGGGTGCTGGGCCCGCTGACAGACCCCGAGTCTCCTTCCTCGCTGCTGGAGCCGTAGCGGTCGGGCTGGGGGGCTGTCCCGCCCTCGCTGCAGCTCCTTCGCTCCTTGCGGTGCACCCGGGAGTGCAGCACCATTTGGTGGTAGGTGCGGAAGATCTTCCCACACTCGAAGCACTCGGTGGACTTGTTCTGAGTGGCCCGCCGGCTCTGCCGTGAGGCGGGGCGGTAGTCCAGGTCCCCCTGGGCAAGAGGGCAGCTCTCCGCTGGCGGGGCACCACCAGCTTTCTCCGGGCGCCCACTGGTGCAGCTCTTCTTCTTAGGGTTGCTGGAAGAGCTGGGCAAGTCCTGGTCTCGCTTGCGCTTCTCCTGGTTGACGAGGATATACTCTCTCTTATCCTTGTCATAAGTCACGTCTGCATCCGCCAGGGCCTCATCCCATCCCACATACTTCACATACTCTGAGGGCTCTACTACTTTTCCTTTGGTGGCCAGCTGCCAAGCTTGGTAGCTACTGACCGGATCCAGCTCAGCTACTCTTTTCCCAGGCTGTTCTCTTGTAACTCTATCCAGCCCTACAGATGGCCTTAGACTGAGACACTGCAAGAAAAACTGCTTCGTTACCGAAGAGCTTAGGCTCCCATCAATTAAGCCCTCGGCTTtatccccagcactgccccgCTGTGCCCGGTAGTGAACAGCATTATGCGCTTTCAGGCTTTCCATATTTGTAAACAGATTTCCACACTTGGTGCAAACTTCGTACAGAGACAGGCCGGTCACAATCATCTCCTCCTGTATCACGTCATTGATAGTGGCTATGAGCTCCAAatcattttttggtttgtttttgctCCCGGTCTTGGGGCCATGCGACTTCATATGGTTTTTGAGAAACCAGGGTTCTTTGAATCTCCTGCCACAAATGTGGCAGCCGTGATCAAATGACCCCCTGTGCTTTTTCATGTGAGCTTTCAGGAACCAGGTTTGACTAAAGGTCTGACCACAGACCTCACACGGAAACTCGCCTGTGCTCAGCTCACTCTTGCAGTTTTCGGCATAGGCCTCCCCATTTGGGACCTGAGCTGTTATATGGTCCTTCTCTATGTGGTTTAACAGCGTCTCCTCCCTCAGGGTCATGTAGCTACACAGCCTGCACTTGAACGGTTTGTGGACCTGGTGCAGGTGCTGCTCCAGGtccttcttcctttcaaatTTGTTTTTGCAGAAGGTGCATTGATAAGAGGTCAGCTTGCCATCCTCCTCAGCTGGCGCCACCTCTATGACCTccttcttgctgcttctcaacaAGATCTTGCTGCTATCTACCTGAGCAGTACCATTCAAGATCTTGTTGCAGGCGGACGTACTTTTAGTGGGGCTGGTGCACCCACCGAGGCCCTCCGAAACGCCCATCTCCCCCAGCTGCCCTTCTCCCATCTCTGCCTCGTGCCCCTGACTTAAAGTGCCTGTTCTGTGACTACGGATGTGGATCTTCAGGTTGCCCTTTTGGGAAGCTCTGTGATCACAGTATGGGCATTTGTAGGGCTTCTCACCCGTGTGCTTCCTCATGTGCTGTGATAAAGAGCTCTGAAAAGGGAAACTTTTACCGcagatgcagcagctgtggcacaTGGTCTTATCAGTATCCATGTCATTCTTGCTTAGCTTGCCTGGGCTGGAGGATCTCCGTAACTCCATTTCTGCCCCTCTACTATGATCCATCTGTATCACTGCAACATCAGGTGAGTGCGGCAGGACGACAAAAGCATGTCCGGCAGCAGAGGAGGGCTGGACCACGTTTTCAATCATACGGTTCTGCAGGGAGATGTTTTATTGCTTCATTCTCAGAGTAATGTTTCTCCTTTCAGCTGCTGGAGTCCGAAGCaccaatttatttctgtgtgctcTGTAAGCAGATGGCATAGATCAcctgaaataagaacaaaatcaGACAAAGGTACAGAAATTGCATAAGCATgttcttaaatatgtttaaacctcttcatatttttaatagaacaGCTTCTATCACTCACCCCACATTCAGAAGCACGCAATACTACAATTTACTGcaccaaaaagcagcagcttctccttttGCTGATATTCTAGACTTCAACAGCAAGCATCATTAATAAGCAAGTAAAATCCAAAAaagagcaaacagcaaacattCATTTACATACACTGACATCACAGTGTCTTTAAAAAAGGGCAaactctaaaaatattttttattttaaaaccaggcAGAAGTGGCTAAAAATACACcttaaatgaggaaaacatttcttgaGGGAGTTATTACACTTTAAATCTGTGGCTTTACCATCATGTgtaatttcatgtaaaatacTTACTTGCCAAAGATAAAAGGCTTTTCTAGAGACTTTAGCAAGTATCATATTCCTGCTGGCAACTGCATTACTTTGTGTCTcagacagctctgctgtgcctgatGTGGCATGCACAGAGCAGGCGCAGAGGCTGACGACGCTCAGTACTTTGAttagagagaaaacaagaatcCAGAGCCTGACAcaagcattcagaaaaaaactatttcctgacggacaatgaagaaaaaaaaaaaaacacctcaaagTGTAATATTTAGTCTCAATCTAACAAAGTCAACTGATAATGTGTGTATGTATCAAATGATCTTAAAAGTGAACAATTTATGTCAACAAGACACACAGGAGACCACAGCACCTCAGTGAAACAGAATCTTAACcataagcaaacaaacaaaacaagaaacagcTTTGATTAACAAAACAGATTAACAGAAGTCTAAAAGCTTTTGTATCTTGTCATGATTAAATGCAAGCATCAATATCTGCCTCAGCAATGCCAGCTGCAACACACCAGCAACTCTCTACCTTGTATATGCAAGAACCCACGGTTAAGATCTCCATAGATTGCTTCATTTCCCATTACcacactgtaaaacaaaaaccttGCCCCCTTCCTATCCTCATTAAATACTACAAACACCACATGGCTAAGATCAAAGGATACTATATTCTCTAGTAAATAGGGAACCAACCCATTACTACATTAAGAAAACATCAGTTTCTTAAAACATCGCTAAAAATGCACCGAGCAATAAAAGGACTCTATAGTCACACATCCATCACTCGACATCTATGACAATAAAGAGCTACAGATCTACAGCTGcaaattttaaagtttctcaTTGTATTCACCTCTGAGCCTCTTCGATATGTAAATAGTCTAACCCCATCACCAGCAAGAGCCTAACAAAAAGCAAGGTAAAACTGACGCAATACTCATCTCAGTTACATTATAGAGTAACTTCATTGTGTTTAAGTTAATCTAGCCCTTTTATATGCTGCAAGACCATTTGTTTCTGAGTTTGATTTTCTGTGTATCTAGTATCTATTCAGTGCGTGAGGAGTTATCAACAGCACCTACCCAAACTACtttttcctcagaaagctgACAGTAGTAAGTAAGGGACATGTTACAAATGCAATTTCCCGaatgaagaaattttatatATGAATGATTTattatgactgaaaaaaaaaaaaaaaagagcagatcAGATCACACTAATTCGGAAGTCCATATGAGCAGGCGGTTCAGAAGCAAGTGTATCTAAATT includes the following:
- the ZNF516 gene encoding zinc finger protein 516 isoform X3 produces the protein MIENVVQPSSAAGHAFVVLPHSPDVAVIQMDHSRGAEMELRRSSSPGKLSKNDMDTDKTMCHSCCICGKSFPFQSSLSQHMRKHTGEKPYKCPYCDHRASQKGNLKIHIRSHRTGTLSQGHEAEMGEGQLGEMGVSEGLGGCTSPTKSTSACNKILNGTAQVDSSKILLRSSKKEVIEVAPAEEDGKLTSYQCTFCKNKFERKKDLEQHLHQVHKPFKCRLCSYMTLREETLLNHIEKDHITAQVPNGEAYAENCKSELSTGEFPCEVCGQTFSQTWFLKAHMKKHRGSFDHGCHICGRRFKEPWFLKNHMKSHGPKTGSKNKPKNDLELIATINDVIQEEMIVTGLSLYEVCTKCGNLFTNMESLKAHNAVHYRAQRGSAGDKAEGLIDGSLSSSVTKQFFLQCLSLRPSVGLDRVTREQPGKRVAELDPVSSYQAWQLATKGKVVEPSEYVKYVGWDEALADADVTYDKDKREYILVNQEKRKRDQDLPSSSSNPKKKSCTSGRPEKAGGAPPAESCPLAQGDLDYRPASRQSRRATQNKSTECFECGKIFRTYHQMVLHSRVHRKERRSCSEGGTAPQPDRYGSSSEEGDSGSVSGPSTPGSASAPEDSATSGLGEEGAEESSEEGAANPSLDEKPYHCKFSEEEAPMVTSQLDEFPKLGSRNVRENEARESKPEVPALVSALESVIKEPFLKYQDLKGSADRKMPAFHHSQGLPCSSRIASFALGVGQTSSNIVMDLKTSLEVQASRARENLLDLHREHPLIEKGAEAQEVAPLDLSEKSTRDNSCNKNLNTSLQAALMVYPCPFCSHKTYYPEVLWMHKRILHKISCNSMVPPWVQQNGFKSIKNSLVFLARSGRTGPPPVLGGKECQPLPIARFTRTQVPSALPGSKSSSLSVGMTAKSGSTHQSKDGHAFSHCGPRLPGLDGYRQPKLNHSQEQYSIAAQQKSKYEANSKLMQMGACSRSVTPTQTVISRPSTQPTNSKQVEKYVVPQGSTSFAPPGKHCVSDSMKAKFNPPPQYHPLCKSEQYTKHEEPLVPQRESHVKAGSEMRTLANCTAVARASPLLQPQPSTAGVSPALHSSKQDLGSDGHEKRLDILNIFKTYIPKDLASLYQTCGANSPVLDHAGMLRTQTRQGDCVCRECGKCFTQPSHLRTHQRSHTVVFESNGLRGTEVHTTSTDAPKQGGDHGVAEVTHMHLRKGT
- the ZNF516 gene encoding zinc finger protein 516 isoform X2 codes for the protein MIENVVQPSSAAGHAFVVLPHSPDVAVIQMDHSRGAEMELRRSSSPGKLSKNDMDTDKTMCHSCCICGKSFPFQSSLSQHMRKHTGEKPYKCPYCDHRASQKGNLKIHIRSHRTGTLSQGHEAEMGEGQLGEMGVSEGLGGCTSPTKSTSACNKILNGTAQVDSSKILLRSSKKEVIEVAPAEEDGKLTSYQCTFCKNKFERKKDLEQHLHQVHKPFKCRLCSYMTLREETLLNHIEKDHITAQVPNGEAYAENCKSELSTGEFPCEVCGQTFSQTWFLKAHMKKHRGSFDHGCHICGRRFKEPWFLKNHMKSHGPKTGSKNKPKNDLELIATINDVIQEEMIVTGLSLYEVCTKCGNLFTNMESLKAHNAVHYRAQRGSAGDKAEGLIDGSLSSSVTKQFFLQCLSLRPSVGLDRVTREQPGKRVAELDPVSSYQAWQLATKGKVVEPSEYVKYVGWDEALADADVTYDKDKREYILVNQEKRKRDQDLPSSSSNPKKKSCTSGRPEKAGGAPPAESCPLAQGDLDYRPASRQSRRATQNKSTECFECGKIFRTYHQMVLHSRVHRKERRSCSEGGTAPQPDRYGSSSEEGDSGSVSGPSTPGSASAPEDSATSGLGEEGAEESSEEGAANPSLDEKPYHCKFSEEEAPMVTSQLDEFPKLGSRNVRENEARESKPEVPALVSALESVIKEPFLKYQDLKGSADRKMPAFHHSQGLPCSSRIASFALGVGQTSSNIVMDLKTSLEVQASRARENLLDLHREHPLIEKGAEAQEVAPLDLSEKSTRDNSCNKNLNTSLQAALMVYPCPFCSHKTYYPEVLWMHKRILHKISCNSMVPPWVQQNGFKSIKNSLVFLARSGRTGPPPVLGGKECQPLPIARFTRTQVPSALPGSKSSSLSVGMTAKSGSTHQSKDGHAFSHCGPRLPGLDGYRQPKLNHSQEQYSIAAQQKSKYEANSKLMQMGACSRSVTPTQTVISRPSTQPTNSKQVEKYVVPQGSTSFAPPGKHCVSDSMKAKFNPPPQYHPLCKSEQYTKHEEPLVPQRESHVKAGSEMRTLANCTAVARASPLLQPQPSTAGVSPALHSSKQDLGSDGHEKRLDILNIFKTYIPKDLASLYQTCGANSPVLDHAGMLRTQTRQGDCVCRECGKCFTQPSHLRTHQRSHTVVFESNGLRGTEVHTTSTDAPKQLRSRLRKLLGKANRFLKRGIGSPR
- the ZNF516 gene encoding zinc finger protein 516 isoform X1, with amino-acid sequence MIENVVQPSSAAGHAFVVLPHSPDVAVIQMDHSRGAEMELRRSSSPGKLSKNDMDTDKTMCHSCCICGKSFPFQSSLSQHMRKHTGEKPYKCPYCDHRASQKGNLKIHIRSHRTGTLSQGHEAEMGEGQLGEMGVSEGLGGCTSPTKSTSACNKILNGTAQVDSSKILLRSSKKEVIEVAPAEEDGKLTSYQCTFCKNKFERKKDLEQHLHQVHKPFKCRLCSYMTLREETLLNHIEKDHITAQVPNGEAYAENCKSELSTGEFPCEVCGQTFSQTWFLKAHMKKHRGSFDHGCHICGRRFKEPWFLKNHMKSHGPKTGSKNKPKNDLELIATINDVIQEEMIVTGLSLYEVCTKCGNLFTNMESLKAHNAVHYRAQRGSAGDKAEGLIDGSLSSSVTKQFFLQCLSLRPSVGLDRVTREQPGKRVAELDPVSSYQAWQLATKGKVVEPSEYVKYVGWDEALADADVTYDKDKREYILVNQEKRKRDQDLPSSSSNPKKKSCTSGRPEKAGGAPPAESCPLAQGDLDYRPASRQSRRATQNKSTECFECGKIFRTYHQMVLHSRVHRKERRSCSEGGTAPQPDRYGSSSEEGDSGSVSGPSTPGSASAPEDSATSGLGEEGAEESSEEGAANPSLDEKPYHCKFSEEEAPMVTSQLDEFPKLGSRNVRENEARESKPEVPALVSALESVIKEPFLKYQDLKGSADRKMPAFHHSQGLPCSSRIASFALGVGQTSSNIVMDLKTSLEVQASRARENLLDLHREHPLIEKGAEAQEVAPLDLSEKSTRDNSCNKNLNTSLQAALMVYPCPFCSHKTYYPEVLWMHKRILHKISCNSMVPPWVQQNGFKSIKNSLVFLARSGRTGPPPVLGGKECQPLPIARFTRTQVPSALPGSKSSSLSVGMTAKSGSTHQSKDGHAFSHCGPRLPGLDGYRQPKLNHSQEQYSIAAQQKSKYEANSKLMQMGACSRSVTPTQTVISRPSTQPTNSKQVEKYVVPQGSTSFAPPGKHCVSDSMKAKFNPPPQYHPLCKSEQYTKHEEPLVPQRESHVKAGSEMRTLANCTAVARASPLLQPQPSTAGVSPALHSSKQDLGSDGHEKRLDILNIFKTYIPKDLASLYQTCGANSPVLDHAGMLRTQTRQGDCVCRECGKCFTQPSHLRTHQRSHTGGRPRCCGGHPHASPEGNLKPQRRSPRASGPHPDGQHQQSPAQPPPAPAAAEQPRRQPSPHPELLRETETSALQGGGCLCAVNHFKINEDATQDIYKLTY